In Candidatus Thiodiazotropha endoloripes, a single genomic region encodes these proteins:
- the fdh3B gene encoding formate dehydrogenase FDH3 subunit beta, with translation MARMKFYCDPERCIECNACVTACKNENEVPWGVNRRRVVTINDGDEGERSLSVACMHCSDAPCATVCPVDCFYTTQDGVVLHDKDICIGCGYCFYACPFGAPQFPEDGAFATRGKMDKCTFCAGGPESDNSSDEHRKYGSNRLAEGKLPLCAEMCSTKALLAGDADVISDVYRSRIINRSASVMARGVSYRESSFRAPKNMSGKSSSKE, from the coding sequence ATGGCACGAATGAAATTCTATTGTGATCCTGAACGTTGCATCGAATGTAACGCCTGTGTGACTGCCTGTAAAAATGAAAACGAGGTTCCCTGGGGAGTCAATCGTCGTCGGGTAGTGACCATCAACGACGGGGATGAGGGAGAGCGTTCCCTCTCGGTTGCCTGCATGCACTGTTCCGACGCACCCTGTGCAACTGTCTGTCCGGTGGATTGTTTCTATACCACCCAGGATGGTGTGGTGCTGCACGATAAAGACATCTGTATCGGTTGCGGTTACTGCTTCTACGCCTGTCCTTTCGGCGCACCTCAATTTCCGGAAGATGGCGCCTTCGCCACCCGTGGCAAGATGGACAAATGCACCTTCTGCGCCGGTGGTCCGGAGTCGGACAACAGCTCGGATGAGCATCGTAAATATGGCTCGAACCGACTTGCTGAAGGTAAGTTGCCACTGTGTGCAGAGATGTGTTCCACCAAAGCCCTGCTTGCCGGTGATGCGGATGTGATCTCCGACGTCTATCGCAGTCGCATCATCAACCGCAGTGCCAGTGTGATGGCCCGGGGTGTCTCCTATCGGGAGTCCTCATTCAGGGCACCGAAAAACATGAGCGGTAAAAGCAGCTCAAAAGAGTGA
- a CDS encoding formate dehydrogenase subunit gamma, whose protein sequence is MINNSERTSRYMGRISFTGLLVFLLLYSLPLEIIAETKSSREMPSVMVLNPASELWRDVRQREGSNIGNSQVRGVDSGVLINAYGDTWRKFRMQQLIPIGGSILAGVFILLGIFYMIRGKVPIEGGPSDRKLFRYTTYERMIHWFVASIFLFLAISGLILLFGRPVLIPLMGKEAFSILASACKEGHNLMGPLFLIAVVLIFFRFVRRNIYQRGDLSWLLRGGGIIGSKHVPSNFFNMGEKSMFWLLILVGGLIIASGLVLVFPLFGQGREWMELAHVAHALGALLMIVVIMGHIYIGSVGMEGALEGMTTGYCDLNWAKEHHDHWATEVIERGEDLSNDEVERLRRSEPPGRIQLDLQEHGK, encoded by the coding sequence ATGATTAATAACAGTGAGAGGACAAGTCGCTATATGGGGCGCATCTCATTTACCGGGTTACTGGTATTCCTGCTGCTCTACAGCCTGCCTCTCGAGATCATTGCAGAGACCAAGAGCAGCCGGGAAATGCCTTCCGTGATGGTACTTAACCCTGCTTCAGAGTTATGGCGGGATGTACGTCAGAGAGAGGGGAGTAATATCGGTAACTCCCAGGTGCGGGGTGTCGATAGCGGTGTTTTGATCAATGCCTATGGGGATACCTGGCGTAAGTTCCGTATGCAGCAATTGATACCGATCGGCGGTTCGATACTGGCTGGTGTGTTTATCCTGTTGGGTATCTTCTACATGATCAGAGGCAAGGTGCCAATCGAAGGCGGCCCATCGGATCGTAAACTGTTTCGATATACCACCTATGAACGGATGATCCACTGGTTTGTGGCCTCGATTTTTCTGTTTCTTGCAATCAGTGGACTGATTCTTCTGTTTGGCAGACCGGTGCTGATTCCGCTGATGGGCAAGGAGGCGTTTTCTATCTTGGCATCGGCCTGCAAAGAGGGACACAACCTGATGGGACCCCTGTTTCTAATCGCCGTGGTACTGATCTTTTTCCGCTTCGTCAGACGCAATATCTACCAACGAGGCGATCTGAGTTGGTTGCTGCGGGGCGGGGGGATCATCGGTAGCAAACATGTGCCGTCCAATTTTTTCAATATGGGCGAAAAAAGCATGTTCTGGTTGCTGATCCTAGTCGGTGGTCTGATCATCGCTTCAGGCCTTGTATTGGTGTTTCCACTGTTTGGTCAGGGAAGAGAGTGGATGGAACTCGCTCATGTGGCCCATGCACTTGGGGCACTGTTGATGATTGTGGTGATCATGGGACACATCTATATCGGTTCAGTAGGCATGGAGGGCGCATTGGAAGGCATGACTACCGGTTATTGTGATCTTAACTGGGCCAAGGAGCATCATGACCATTGGGCAACCGAAGTGATCGAGCGGGGAGAGGATCTCTCCAATGATGAGGTGGAGAGACTAAGACGCAGTGAGCCGCCGGGCCGTATCCAGCTGGACCTTCAGGAGCATGGCAAATGA
- a CDS encoding (Fe-S)-binding protein: MSETFDLGVEAMKAQLDAKVASYFSSCVHCGLCAEACLFYTETGDPHYTPIYKLEPMKKIWRREKTFWGKLGATLGMGDELTEQDFADWETLVYDSCTLCGRCSMVCPVGNDITYMIRKQREAFSVAGYAPEGMKEASRRALKFGSPMGVTFKTLQATLSHVEKDTGLTIPVDKQGADYMTLFSSMEIVNFPEYIESIAKIFKRAGVSWTISSKAYEATNSGIQIGNKEIAAELVGRVVEAAEDLGVKYVVSPECGHAYTAIRWEGPNLIGRAFNFEVVHILELLEQLQSEGRLKLKSTEQTPMTLHDPCQIVRRGGVVDQPRVLLNSVADNFKEMPDHGVMNWCCGGGGGVSANERAETLRLEVFTRKKRQLDQTGVDTMVTACANCRIILEEGIEHYEMDAEVISLTELLAEHLEE, encoded by the coding sequence ATGAGTGAAACCTTTGACCTTGGTGTGGAAGCAATGAAGGCGCAACTCGATGCGAAAGTCGCTTCCTACTTCTCCAGTTGTGTCCATTGCGGGCTGTGTGCCGAGGCCTGCCTTTTCTATACAGAGACCGGGGATCCCCACTATACGCCGATCTATAAACTGGAACCGATGAAGAAAATCTGGCGTCGTGAAAAGACTTTCTGGGGTAAGCTCGGTGCTACATTAGGCATGGGGGATGAACTTACCGAGCAGGATTTTGCCGACTGGGAAACCCTGGTCTATGACAGTTGTACCCTGTGTGGGCGCTGTTCCATGGTCTGTCCGGTGGGTAACGATATCACCTATATGATTCGTAAGCAGCGTGAGGCATTCTCTGTCGCAGGTTATGCGCCGGAAGGGATGAAAGAGGCTTCCAGGCGTGCCCTGAAGTTTGGCAGCCCAATGGGCGTTACCTTCAAGACCCTACAGGCCACCCTGTCTCATGTGGAGAAGGATACCGGACTGACCATTCCGGTCGACAAACAGGGTGCCGATTACATGACTCTCTTCTCCTCTATGGAGATTGTCAATTTTCCGGAGTACATCGAAAGCATCGCGAAAATATTCAAGCGTGCCGGTGTCTCCTGGACCATCAGCAGTAAAGCCTATGAAGCGACCAACAGTGGTATTCAGATTGGCAATAAAGAGATTGCAGCTGAACTGGTTGGCAGAGTGGTGGAGGCGGCAGAAGATCTTGGTGTGAAATATGTGGTCAGCCCGGAGTGTGGACATGCCTATACCGCGATTCGTTGGGAAGGACCAAACCTGATCGGCAGGGCCTTCAATTTTGAAGTTGTACATATCCTGGAACTGCTGGAGCAGTTGCAATCGGAGGGGCGGTTGAAGTTGAAGTCAACCGAGCAGACCCCGATGACACTGCATGATCCCTGTCAGATCGTTCGTCGGGGTGGTGTGGTGGATCAGCCCAGGGTGTTACTCAATAGTGTGGCAGACAATTTCAAAGAGATGCCGGATCACGGAGTGATGAATTGGTGTTGCGGTGGTGGTGGTGGAGTGAGTGCCAATGAGAGAGCCGAAACGCTCAGGCTGGAGGTTTTCACCCGTAAAAAGAGACAGCTCGATCAGACCGGGGTGGATACCATGGTTACAGCTTGCGCCAACTGCAGGATCATCCTGGAGGAGGGTATCGAACACTATGAAATGGATGCCGAGGTGATCAGTCTGACCGAACTTTTGGCCGAGCACCTTGAAGAGTGA